One genomic window of Medicago truncatula cultivar Jemalong A17 chromosome 1, MtrunA17r5.0-ANR, whole genome shotgun sequence includes the following:
- the LOC25484862 gene encoding putative F-box/LRR-repeat protein At5g54820: protein MHKKVAPSAGDLVTVSAKTYLNVRHLILKTQMHKYELCGFEFLLNSCPLLEKLTLDISQQVIFKDYRLPYLTDLEKFWQTRRVFAQCLQNTLKMIEIFGSRATNQELRTCCFLMKGKALEQINIKLSNEDGNIEFHRRRAQRLLKAPERSENLQITID, encoded by the exons ATGCACAAAAAGGTTGCTCCATCCGCAGGTGACCTAGTAACAGTGAGTGCAAAAACTTATTTGAATGTAAGACATTTGATTCTAAAAACACAAATGCATAAATATGAGCTTTGTGGATTTGAATTCTTGCTTAACAGTTGCCCGTTGCTAGAAAAACTCACATTGGACATAAGTCAACAAGTTATATTTAAG GACTATAGACTTCCCTATCTTACAGACCTTGAGAAATTTTGGCAAACGCGTCGAGTGTTTGCTCAATGCTTGCAAAATACTTTGAAGATGATAGAAATATTTGGATCGAGAGCCACAAACCAAGAACTTAGGACTTGTTGCTTTCTAATGAAAGGGAAAGCTTTGGAACAGATTAATATTAAGTTGTCGAATGAAGATGGAAATATTGAGTTTCACCGTCGTCGTGCACAACGATTACTCAAAGCTCCGGAGCGTTCAGAGAATTTGCAAATAACAATTGATTGA